A window from Mesorhizobium sp. WSM2240 encodes these proteins:
- the lpxI gene encoding UDP-2,3-diacylglucosamine diphosphatase LpxI (LpxI, functionally equivalent to LpxH, replaces it in LPS biosynthesis in a minority of bacteria.) — protein sequence MTRADAEPRNKLAAGDRVAVVAGSGRLPVTIAKSLAEAGHSPFVVMLAGEAGDDLALASFEHEWLALEEIGALLPLLKHRKITHVVLAGGVSRRPHWRQIRPTLALLRILPRILMALARGDDGLLRVIIGQIEAEGFKVIGAHEVVPDLLAPEGLMTRARPMKGDAADLDAALAAARAIGALDIGQAAVAIGGRVVALEGVEGTDGLLERVKELRHHGRIGGRKRGVLVKCAKPGQELRADLPGIGPATVDAAHAAGLAGIGVEAGHSLVLDFGETVKRADALGLFVVGLPAGGKP from the coding sequence ATGACGAGAGCTGACGCGGAACCACGCAACAAGCTTGCCGCCGGCGACAGGGTCGCTGTGGTCGCCGGGAGCGGCAGGCTGCCCGTCACCATCGCCAAGAGCCTGGCCGAGGCCGGCCATTCGCCCTTCGTCGTGATGCTCGCCGGTGAGGCGGGCGACGATCTCGCTTTGGCCTCCTTCGAACATGAATGGCTGGCGCTGGAAGAGATCGGCGCTCTACTGCCGCTCCTGAAACATCGCAAGATCACCCACGTCGTGCTGGCGGGTGGGGTAAGCCGCCGTCCGCACTGGAGGCAAATCCGGCCGACCCTTGCCTTGCTGCGTATCCTGCCAAGAATCCTGATGGCGCTGGCGCGCGGCGACGACGGCTTGCTCAGGGTCATCATCGGTCAGATCGAAGCCGAAGGCTTCAAGGTGATCGGCGCACACGAAGTCGTTCCGGACCTGCTTGCGCCGGAAGGGCTGATGACCCGCGCCAGGCCGATGAAAGGCGACGCGGCCGACCTTGACGCTGCACTCGCCGCCGCTCGCGCCATCGGTGCACTCGACATCGGCCAGGCGGCGGTGGCGATCGGCGGCCGGGTGGTGGCGCTGGAGGGCGTGGAGGGAACCGACGGGCTGCTCGAGCGGGTGAAGGAACTGCGCCATCACGGCCGCATCGGCGGCAGGAAACGCGGCGTTCTCGTCAAATGCGCCAAGCCCGGCCAGGAATTGCGCGCCGACCTTCCGGGCATCGGCCCGGCAACCGTTGATGCCGCCCATGCTGCAGGCCTTGCCGGCATAGGCGTCGAGGCAGGTCATTCGCTGGTGCTGGATTTCGGTGAGACGGTCAAGCGCGCCGACGCACTCGGCCTGTTCGTGGTTGGCCTGCCGGCAGGCGGCAAGCCATGA
- the lpxB gene encoding lipid-A-disaccharide synthase codes for MSDTRPLKIAIIAGEESGDLLGADIVRALQRLTGREIRLVGTGGRHLQELGLSPLFDASEIALMGISAILRDLPRLIRRIGETARAVVAEKPDCLITIDSPDFTLRVAKKVRARDSSIPIVHYVCPSVWAWRPGRAPAMRPHVDHVLCLLPFEAAELQRLGGPPGTYVGHRLTQDEGVTLASSMQAAPRDLSEAREKTLLLLPGSRRGEVRSLIEVFGETVSVLRSRGHRLRLLLPTVPHVADTVKAAVSGWAVKPEIILDQARKWQAFGEADAALIASGTVSLELALAGVPSVSSYRLDPVARLIQGLVSVWSALLPNLIADQPIVPEFYNQYVRPENLARHIEALWADTAFRTWQKDGFAEVAGRMRTDRPSGEIAAQIVLDHIAKH; via the coding sequence ATGAGCGACACCCGCCCGCTCAAGATCGCCATTATCGCCGGTGAGGAATCCGGCGACCTCTTGGGCGCCGACATCGTGCGCGCCCTGCAACGTCTCACCGGTCGCGAGATCCGGCTTGTCGGGACCGGCGGCCGCCATCTTCAGGAACTGGGGCTTTCGCCGTTGTTCGACGCGAGCGAGATCGCGCTGATGGGCATCAGCGCCATCCTGCGCGATCTCCCGCGGCTGATCCGCCGCATCGGTGAGACCGCGCGGGCCGTTGTAGCCGAGAAGCCGGATTGCCTGATCACCATCGACAGTCCCGATTTCACGCTACGCGTCGCCAAAAAAGTGCGGGCGCGGGATTCCTCGATTCCGATCGTGCATTATGTCTGCCCAAGCGTCTGGGCCTGGCGGCCGGGCAGGGCGCCGGCAATGCGGCCGCATGTCGATCACGTGCTCTGCCTTCTGCCTTTCGAGGCGGCCGAACTGCAGCGTCTCGGCGGCCCGCCCGGAACCTATGTGGGCCACCGCCTGACCCAGGACGAGGGAGTGACGCTGGCTAGTTCTATGCAGGCTGCTCCGCGCGACCTGTCCGAGGCCCGCGAAAAGACGCTGCTCCTGCTGCCCGGCTCGCGCAGGGGCGAAGTCAGAAGCCTTATAGAGGTGTTTGGCGAAACGGTTTCGGTGCTGCGATCGCGTGGCCATCGCCTACGCCTACTCCTGCCAACGGTGCCACATGTCGCCGATACCGTCAAAGCCGCGGTCTCCGGTTGGGCCGTGAAGCCCGAGATCATTCTCGACCAGGCGCGCAAATGGCAGGCATTCGGCGAAGCCGACGCAGCGCTGATAGCGTCTGGAACCGTCTCGCTGGAACTAGCGCTGGCCGGCGTCCCCTCGGTATCGAGCTATAGACTCGACCCGGTCGCGCGGCTCATCCAGGGGCTGGTCTCCGTCTGGTCCGCGCTCCTGCCCAATTTGATCGCTGACCAGCCGATCGTTCCGGAATTCTACAACCAGTATGTCAGGCCCGAAAACCTTGCCCGCCACATCGAAGCGCTGTGGGCCGACACTGCGTTCAGGACGTGGCAGAAGGACGGCTTCGCCGAAGTCGCGGGGCGCATGCGCACTGACCGGCCGTCTGGTGAGATCGCGGCGCAAATCGTGCTCGACCATATAGCCAAACATTAG
- a CDS encoding NAD(P)-dependent oxidoreductase, with product MASVAFLGLGVMGYPMAGHLRKKGGHNVTVYNRTAAKAEKWVAEFGGAAARTPQEAAAGKDFVFSCVGNDDDLRQVTIGPDGAFQAMKKGAIFIDNTTASAQAARELAEKAAAGGFGFLDAPVSGGQAGAENGVLTVMVGGEQETFDRAKPVIDSYAKMVGLMGPAGSGQLTKMINQICIAGLVQGLAEGIHFGKKAGLDIEKVIEVISKGAAGSWQMENRHKTMNAGKYDFGFAVDWMRKDLGICLAEADRKGAKLPVTALVDQFYKDVQAMGGRRWDTSSLLARLEK from the coding sequence ATGGCATCTGTCGCGTTTCTCGGACTTGGCGTGATGGGCTACCCGATGGCGGGTCACCTGAGGAAAAAGGGCGGGCATAACGTGACCGTCTACAACCGCACCGCCGCTAAGGCCGAGAAGTGGGTGGCGGAATTCGGCGGCGCGGCGGCGCGTACGCCGCAAGAGGCTGCAGCGGGCAAGGATTTCGTGTTCTCCTGCGTCGGTAACGACGACGACCTTCGGCAGGTGACCATCGGCCCCGACGGCGCGTTCCAGGCGATGAAAAAGGGCGCTATCTTCATCGACAACACCACCGCATCGGCCCAAGCCGCTCGGGAACTCGCGGAAAAGGCGGCGGCCGGCGGCTTCGGCTTCCTCGACGCGCCCGTTTCGGGCGGCCAGGCCGGCGCGGAGAACGGCGTGCTTACCGTGATGGTCGGCGGCGAGCAGGAGACGTTCGACAGGGCGAAGCCGGTGATCGACTCCTACGCGAAGATGGTCGGTCTGATGGGACCGGCCGGCTCCGGCCAGCTTACAAAGATGATCAACCAGATCTGCATCGCCGGCCTTGTGCAGGGTCTGGCTGAGGGCATTCATTTCGGCAAGAAAGCCGGACTCGACATCGAAAAGGTTATCGAGGTGATCTCCAAGGGCGCCGCCGGTTCCTGGCAGATGGAAAACCGCCACAAGACGATGAACGCCGGCAAATACGATTTTGGCTTTGCGGTCGACTGGATGCGCAAGGATCTCGGCATTTGCCTCGCCGAAGCGGACCGCAAGGGCGCGAAGCTGCCGGTCACAGCGCTTGTGGACCAGTTCTACAAGGATGTGCAAGCGATGGGCGGCAGGCGATGGGATACGTCCTCGCTGCTGGCGCGGCTGGAAAAGTAG
- a CDS encoding ABC transporter permease encodes MATESVSIAAPPPPAQGWPRERIVGYTLVGLWTVAGIALVTYLVSAWNTELVKRWAPAYFSGLGVTLALVAISIVLGAILSVPIAFARMSRNKVVGALAYAYVYFFRGTPLLAQTFLIYYGLGSQRPMLESIGLWWLFRDAWYCAILAFSLNTAAYQAEILRGAIESVPRGQWEGAASLGLHKLQTLRKIILPQALIVALRPYGNEIVLMIKGSAVVALVTVPDLMGQTRLAFSRSFDYQAYLWAAIFYLVLVETLRHGVEWVERRITRHLVR; translated from the coding sequence ATGGCTACCGAATCCGTGAGCATCGCGGCGCCTCCGCCACCGGCGCAAGGCTGGCCCCGGGAACGCATAGTCGGCTATACGCTGGTCGGCCTGTGGACTGTCGCAGGCATTGCGCTGGTTACCTACCTGGTCAGCGCCTGGAACACGGAGTTGGTCAAGAGATGGGCGCCGGCCTATTTCTCGGGCCTAGGCGTGACCCTGGCGCTTGTCGCCATCTCGATCGTGCTCGGCGCTATTCTGTCGGTGCCGATCGCCTTTGCACGGATGTCGAGGAACAAGGTTGTTGGAGCGCTCGCCTACGCTTATGTCTATTTCTTCCGCGGCACGCCGCTGCTCGCCCAGACATTTCTCATCTACTACGGGCTCGGCTCGCAGCGCCCTATGCTGGAATCCATAGGTCTGTGGTGGCTGTTCCGTGATGCCTGGTATTGCGCCATCCTTGCCTTCTCGCTCAACACCGCGGCCTATCAGGCCGAGATCCTGCGCGGCGCAATCGAAAGCGTGCCAAGAGGCCAGTGGGAAGGCGCGGCGTCGCTCGGCCTCCACAAGCTGCAGACACTGCGCAAGATCATCCTGCCGCAAGCGCTCATTGTGGCGCTGCGTCCCTACGGCAACGAAATCGTCCTGATGATCAAGGGCTCCGCTGTGGTCGCGCTCGTCACGGTCCCCGACCTGATGGGTCAGACGCGCCTGGCGTTCTCGCGGAGCTTCGACTATCAGGCCTATCTCTGGGCCGCCATTTTCTACCTCGTCCTCGTCGAGACTTTGCGTCACGGCGTCGAATGGGTAGAACGTCGCATTACGCGGCATCTCGTGCGCTAA
- a CDS encoding ABC transporter permease → MPSYWTLLSWGSEGWLDDIAYGAFITVSLAVATLPLGLIIGFFVALAKQASEPSLRLVGNIYTTIFRGLPELLTLFLVYYGVQIGLQNIVRLVQPDATIEVNSFVSGMVALGVVFSSYASEVFLSAFRAIPRGQYEGGYSIGLTSGQTMRLVVLPQLVRIALPGLANLWLILLKDTALVSAIGLSDILRQTGIAARVTREAFLFFSLAIFIYLVLAIISSFGIRAVERAVSQHEDGR, encoded by the coding sequence ATGCCCAGCTATTGGACGCTGCTCAGCTGGGGGTCGGAGGGCTGGCTTGACGACATCGCCTACGGTGCATTCATCACCGTTTCGCTTGCCGTCGCGACGCTCCCGCTCGGTCTGATTATCGGCTTCTTCGTGGCGCTTGCGAAACAGGCCTCGGAGCCTTCGCTCCGGCTTGTGGGCAATATCTACACAACCATCTTCCGTGGGCTTCCTGAACTCCTCACCCTTTTCCTCGTCTACTACGGCGTCCAGATCGGCCTGCAGAATATCGTGCGGCTGGTGCAGCCTGACGCTACCATCGAAGTCAACAGTTTCGTTTCAGGCATGGTTGCGCTCGGCGTGGTGTTTTCGTCCTACGCCAGCGAGGTGTTCCTCTCGGCCTTTCGCGCGATTCCGCGCGGTCAGTATGAGGGCGGCTATTCGATCGGCCTGACCAGCGGCCAAACCATGCGGCTGGTGGTGCTGCCGCAATTGGTGCGCATTGCCCTGCCCGGCCTCGCCAACCTTTGGCTGATCCTGCTCAAGGACACCGCGCTGGTCTCGGCGATCGGCCTCTCCGACATTCTCCGACAGACCGGCATTGCCGCGCGCGTCACCCGCGAAGCCTTCCTGTTTTTCAGCCTTGCTATCTTCATCTATCTCGTCCTGGCGATCATTTCGTCGTTCGGCATCCGAGCCGTCGAACGCGCGGTCAGCCAGCATGAGGACGGTCGATAA
- a CDS encoding ABC transporter substrate-binding protein, whose amino-acid sequence MGTEGAYPPFNNLTADGKLEGFDIDIANALCEEMKVKCEFVTQDWDGIIPALQAGKFDAIIASMSITDERKQKVDFTNKYYNTPPAIAAPKDTDIKGVTKEDLAGKTLGVATSTTHFNYSEKTYTDSTIKGYPTSQEEQLDLANGRLDAINDDITVLEEWLKTPDGACCKIVGTITPVPEIHGPGAGIAVRKGETDLVNKFNAAIDAIRANGKYKEINDKYFSFDVYGGES is encoded by the coding sequence ATTGGTACCGAAGGCGCCTACCCGCCCTTCAACAACCTGACCGCCGACGGCAAGCTGGAAGGCTTCGACATCGACATCGCCAATGCGCTCTGCGAGGAGATGAAGGTGAAGTGCGAATTCGTCACCCAGGATTGGGACGGCATCATCCCGGCGCTGCAGGCCGGCAAGTTCGACGCCATCATCGCCTCTATGTCGATCACCGACGAGCGCAAGCAGAAGGTCGACTTCACCAACAAATACTACAACACCCCGCCGGCGATCGCCGCGCCGAAGGATACAGACATCAAAGGCGTGACCAAGGAAGACCTCGCCGGCAAGACGCTCGGCGTCGCCACCTCCACCACCCACTTCAACTATTCGGAAAAGACCTACACCGACTCGACGATCAAGGGCTATCCGACAAGCCAGGAAGAGCAGCTCGACCTTGCCAACGGCCGCCTCGATGCCATTAATGACGATATCACGGTGCTGGAGGAATGGCTGAAGACGCCGGACGGCGCCTGCTGCAAGATCGTCGGTACGATCACACCGGTTCCGGAAATCCACGGCCCCGGTGCGGGCATCGCTGTGCGCAAGGGCGAGACCGACCTGGTCAACAAGTTCAATGCCGCGATCGACGCCATCCGCGCCAACGGCAAATACAAGGAAATCAACGACAAATACTTCAGCTTCGACGTCTACGGCGGCGAGTCCTGA
- the mobB gene encoding molybdopterin-guanine dinucleotide biosynthesis protein B has product MKSRVFGITGWKNSGKTTLTEKLVGELTRRGWTISTVKHAHHDFDIDKEGADSFRHRAAGATEVAVVSGRRWALMHELRGEAEPSLDAILARLAPCDLVLVEGYKREPHRKIEMRRRDAKDATPLSSSDPNIVAIAADHPVSGEAVPVFGLDDLEAIADFVEAVTGLSRS; this is encoded by the coding sequence GTGAAAAGCCGTGTGTTCGGCATTACCGGCTGGAAGAACTCCGGCAAAACCACCCTGACTGAGAAACTGGTAGGCGAGCTTACCCGGCGCGGCTGGACGATCTCGACCGTCAAGCACGCGCACCACGATTTCGATATCGACAAGGAAGGTGCCGACAGCTTTCGCCACCGGGCCGCCGGCGCAACGGAGGTAGCTGTCGTCTCGGGCAGGCGCTGGGCGCTGATGCACGAACTGCGGGGCGAGGCCGAACCCTCGCTCGACGCGATCCTCGCCCGGCTGGCGCCTTGCGACCTCGTGCTGGTCGAAGGCTATAAGCGCGAGCCGCACAGGAAGATCGAGATGCGACGACGCGACGCCAAGGACGCCACGCCACTCTCCTCCTCCGACCCCAACATCGTCGCGATCGCGGCGGACCATCCAGTCTCCGGCGAGGCAGTTCCCGTTTTCGGCCTCGACGACCTCGAAGCCATCGCTGACTTCGTCGAGGCGGTGACGGGATTATCCCGAAGCTAA
- a CDS encoding multidrug effflux MFS transporter, with translation MTTAPYVTRTPPGIATLVMAASVGPLAMNVFLPSLPGMARYFSADYAVVQLAVSLYLAATALLQLLIGPASDRFGRRPVLLACFGIFLVATLAAIYAPTIEALLVCRIFQGFSAAGMVLARAVVRDTVETAEAASKIGYITMGMSVVPMVGPLIGGLLDELYGWQSGFVLTLAFGLVAFAVVQIDLGETNHDRTSSLVQQFRSYPELLGSRRFWGYTLTATFASGAFFAFLGGGPYVATEMLRLSPSQYGMYFGIISVGYMLGNFLSGRYSRAIGLNRMMLTGNVIACSGLALAMFLLLAGHLHALALFGPVFFVGAGNGMTLPNANAGIVSVRPHLAGSASGLGGALTIGGGAALSVLAGALLTPESGPMPLLLVMFIPLAAAGLTTLYVMHVARVAGEI, from the coding sequence ATGACGACCGCGCCTTACGTGACGAGAACGCCGCCAGGCATCGCCACGCTGGTCATGGCGGCGTCGGTCGGCCCTCTGGCGATGAATGTGTTCCTGCCGTCGCTGCCCGGCATGGCGCGCTACTTTTCCGCCGACTACGCAGTCGTGCAGCTTGCCGTCTCGCTCTACCTCGCCGCAACCGCCCTGCTCCAGTTGCTGATCGGTCCCGCCTCGGATCGATTCGGGCGCAGGCCGGTCCTGCTCGCCTGCTTCGGGATATTCCTTGTCGCCACACTGGCCGCGATCTATGCGCCGACGATAGAAGCACTGCTTGTTTGCAGGATTTTCCAGGGCTTTTCAGCTGCAGGGATGGTTCTGGCGCGCGCCGTGGTGCGAGATACGGTCGAGACCGCCGAAGCCGCGAGCAAGATCGGCTACATCACCATGGGCATGAGCGTCGTGCCGATGGTCGGCCCGCTAATCGGCGGCCTGCTCGATGAACTCTACGGCTGGCAGTCGGGCTTCGTGCTGACGCTCGCCTTCGGGCTTGTTGCGTTCGCCGTCGTCCAGATCGACCTAGGCGAGACCAATCACGACCGCACGTCGAGCCTTGTACAGCAATTCCGGTCCTACCCCGAACTGCTCGGCTCGCGCCGGTTCTGGGGCTATACGTTGACGGCGACATTCGCCTCCGGCGCATTTTTCGCGTTTCTCGGCGGCGGCCCCTATGTGGCGACGGAGATGCTGAGGCTGTCGCCCTCGCAATACGGCATGTATTTTGGCATCATCTCGGTCGGATACATGCTCGGCAATTTCCTTTCCGGGCGCTACTCGCGGGCGATCGGACTGAACCGCATGATGCTGACTGGCAATGTCATTGCCTGTTCCGGGCTGGCGTTGGCGATGTTTTTGCTTTTGGCCGGCCATCTCCATGCGCTGGCGCTGTTCGGGCCGGTATTCTTCGTCGGCGCCGGCAATGGAATGACGCTCCCTAACGCCAATGCTGGCATTGTGAGCGTCAGACCGCACCTGGCCGGTTCGGCATCCGGGCTCGGCGGCGCGCTGACTATCGGCGGCGGTGCAGCGCTTTCGGTGCTTGCCGGGGCGTTGCTGACGCCCGAGAGCGGCCCGATGCCGCTGCTGCTGGTCATGTTCATCCCCCTGGCCGCGGCGGGCCTCACGACGCTTTATGTCATGCATGTTGCGCGCGTCGCGGGCGAGATTTGA
- a CDS encoding DMT family transporter encodes MPLSPNLRGAVFMSVSMAGFTMNDTLVKLASVEMNMGQVMLVRGLFASALIGILAWHQGVLKKPSFALHPMVAVRAMGELGGTFFFLIALAHLPIANVSAVLQALPLAVTMGAAMVFGEGVGWRRWLAITAGFAGVMIIVRPGLEGFNIYALSVLLCVAFCAVRDLATRRIPQSVPTLLISTVTACVVTICGAFLVAPLGGWAPMRPGAVGLLAFAAVLLLFGYHFIIMAMRGGDISFVAPFRYTALLWAILLGFLVFGDIPDAAMIAGATIIVGSGLYTLYRERVVGKQLPAAQSTSPAMAPDGM; translated from the coding sequence TTGCCTCTTTCTCCCAATCTTCGCGGCGCCGTATTCATGTCGGTGTCGATGGCCGGCTTTACGATGAACGATACGCTGGTCAAACTCGCCTCGGTCGAGATGAACATGGGGCAGGTCATGCTGGTGCGAGGGCTGTTCGCGAGCGCGCTGATTGGCATACTGGCATGGCACCAGGGCGTGCTTAAGAAGCCAAGCTTCGCGCTTCATCCCATGGTCGCGGTGCGGGCGATGGGCGAACTCGGCGGCACTTTCTTCTTCCTGATCGCGCTGGCGCATCTGCCGATCGCCAATGTCTCGGCCGTGCTCCAGGCGCTGCCGCTGGCCGTCACCATGGGCGCGGCTATGGTGTTCGGCGAAGGCGTAGGCTGGCGCCGCTGGCTGGCGATCACGGCGGGCTTCGCCGGTGTCATGATCATCGTTCGGCCGGGTCTCGAAGGCTTCAACATCTATGCGCTGTCTGTGCTTTTGTGCGTCGCCTTCTGCGCAGTGCGCGACCTTGCGACCAGGCGTATTCCCCAGAGCGTACCGACGCTGCTGATCTCGACCGTCACCGCCTGTGTGGTGACCATATGCGGCGCGTTCCTGGTGGCGCCGCTCGGCGGCTGGGCGCCGATGCGCCCCGGCGCCGTCGGGCTGCTTGCCTTCGCCGCAGTGCTGCTCCTCTTCGGTTACCACTTCATCATCATGGCCATGCGCGGAGGCGACATCTCCTTCGTCGCACCGTTCCGCTACACCGCGCTGCTATGGGCGATCCTGCTAGGATTCCTTGTATTCGGCGACATTCCCGACGCGGCGATGATAGCGGGTGCAACCATCATCGTCGGCTCGGGCCTCTACACGCTCTATCGCGAACGGGTTGTGGGCAAGCAATTGCCCGCCGCCCAAAGCACCAGCCCGGCAATGGCGCCGGACGGCATGTAG
- the moaA gene encoding GTP 3',8-cyclase MoaA, translating into MNMIDPFGRTISYLRVSVTDRCDFRCTYCMAEDMAFLPKKDLLSLEELDRLTTVFVEKGVKKLRLTGGEPLVRKNIMHLVRQISRHLDSGALEELTLTTNGSQLSRFAAELADCGVKRINVSLDTLDPQKFHAITRWGNLDRVMAGIDAAQAAGLKVKINAVALKGFNDVELPQLMRWAHGRGMDLTVIETMPMGEIDADRTDQYLPLSLVRAGLERQFTLTDIPYKTGGPARYVEVAETGGRLGFITPMTHNFCESCNRVRLTCTGTLYMCLGQDDAADLRAPLRASEGNELLSNAIDEAIGRKPKGHDFIIDRNTRRPAVSRHMSVTGG; encoded by the coding sequence ATGAACATGATCGATCCCTTCGGCCGCACGATCAGCTATCTGCGCGTGTCGGTTACCGACCGCTGCGACTTCCGCTGCACCTATTGCATGGCCGAGGACATGGCCTTCCTGCCGAAGAAGGATCTGCTCTCGCTCGAGGAACTCGACCGGCTGACGACGGTCTTCGTCGAGAAGGGTGTGAAGAAACTCCGGCTGACCGGCGGCGAGCCGCTGGTGCGCAAGAACATCATGCATCTGGTGCGCCAGATTTCGCGCCATCTCGATAGCGGTGCGCTCGAAGAGCTGACGCTGACCACCAACGGCTCGCAGCTTTCGCGCTTCGCCGCCGAACTCGCAGATTGCGGCGTGAAGCGCATCAACGTCTCGCTCGACACGCTCGACCCGCAGAAGTTCCACGCGATCACCCGCTGGGGCAATCTCGACCGCGTCATGGCCGGCATCGACGCCGCACAGGCCGCCGGGCTGAAGGTCAAGATCAACGCGGTGGCCCTGAAGGGCTTCAACGACGTCGAACTGCCCCAACTGATGCGCTGGGCGCATGGCCGCGGCATGGACCTGACGGTGATCGAAACGATGCCGATGGGCGAGATCGACGCGGACCGCACCGACCAGTATCTGCCGCTGTCGCTGGTTCGCGCCGGCCTGGAGCGGCAATTCACGCTTACCGACATTCCCTACAAGACAGGCGGCCCGGCGCGATATGTCGAGGTCGCCGAGACCGGCGGACGGCTGGGCTTCATCACGCCGATGACGCATAATTTCTGCGAAAGCTGCAACCGTGTGCGGCTGACCTGCACCGGCACGCTCTATATGTGCCTCGGCCAGGACGACGCCGCCGATCTGCGCGCGCCGCTGCGCGCCTCGGAAGGCAACGAACTCCTGTCCAACGCCATCGACGAGGCGATCGGCCGCAAGCCGAAGGGCCATGACTTCATCATCGACCGCAATACCCGGCGGCCGGCCGTCTCCCGCCATATGAGCGTCACCGGCGGCTGA
- a CDS encoding DUF971 domain-containing protein, with protein MTAPKELRVSKDRKMLTVTFPDHRPFDLSAEFLRVVSPSAEVQGHSPEQRVTVPGKKNVAIIKIEPVGNYAVRITFDDMHDTGIFTWDYLHTLGHERDERWQAYLDELAEKGLSRD; from the coding sequence ATGACGGCGCCGAAGGAGTTGCGGGTTTCCAAGGACCGGAAGATGCTGACGGTGACCTTCCCCGATCACCGTCCGTTCGATCTTTCGGCCGAATTCCTGCGCGTCGTTTCGCCGTCGGCCGAAGTGCAGGGCCATTCGCCCGAGCAGCGCGTGACGGTGCCGGGCAAGAAAAACGTTGCGATCATCAAAATCGAGCCGGTCGGGAACTACGCCGTGCGCATCACCTTCGACGACATGCACGATACCGGCATCTTCACCTGGGACTATCTCCACACGCTCGGTCATGAAAGAGATGAACGCTGGCAAGCCTATCTCGACGAGCTTGCGGAAAAGGGGCTGAGCCGCGACTAG
- a CDS encoding pyridoxamine 5'-phosphate oxidase family protein produces the protein MQVITTVEELEALYGLPGETSLVKELDQIIPEYAAFIEASPFVALATNGPEGQDCSPRGDLPGFVRIHDTRTLMMPDRRGNNRADSLKNIVRDGRVGLLFLVPGSGTTLRVNGRAQITTDAALCASFAVEGKPARSVIVISVEAVYFQCARAIHRSELWNPETHVDSKSLPTPGDILAAASKNKIDGTAYDREWPERAKHTMW, from the coding sequence ATGCAGGTTATCACCACGGTCGAAGAGCTTGAGGCGCTGTACGGCCTGCCCGGCGAGACCTCTCTGGTCAAGGAACTCGACCAAATCATTCCGGAATATGCGGCTTTCATCGAAGCCTCGCCATTCGTGGCGCTCGCGACCAACGGGCCGGAAGGGCAAGACTGCTCGCCGCGCGGAGACCTGCCGGGGTTCGTGCGCATACACGACACGAGAACGCTGATGATGCCCGACCGGCGCGGCAACAACCGGGCCGATTCGCTGAAGAACATCGTTCGCGACGGCAGGGTAGGGCTGCTGTTTCTTGTTCCCGGTTCCGGCACCACCCTGCGGGTCAACGGCCGCGCGCAGATCACGACCGACGCCGCGCTCTGTGCCTCCTTCGCGGTCGAGGGCAAACCTGCGCGCTCGGTCATCGTAATCTCGGTGGAAGCTGTCTATTTCCAGTGCGCTCGCGCCATTCACCGTTCGGAACTCTGGAATCCCGAAACGCACGTAGATTCGAAATCGCTGCCGACGCCGGGAGATATACTGGCGGCGGCGAGCAAAAACAAAATCGATGGGACAGCCTACGACCGTGAATGGCCGGAGCGGGCGAAGCACACGATGTGGTAA
- a CDS encoding MarR family transcriptional regulator: MNNKQDLPWDNPRFRNWIALVRAEKAVVNALTKALQPLDLKLAQLDMLMNLYRHPGMSQHDLARKLLVGRSNITMLLPQLEHRGVVRRESDAKDKRIMRLSLTAEGEALLMRALKIYSALIERVMAQSSPRECDLMGDQMRRIEDMLKEG; this comes from the coding sequence ATGAACAATAAACAAGATCTGCCCTGGGACAATCCGCGTTTCCGCAACTGGATCGCCCTGGTGCGCGCCGAAAAGGCGGTGGTGAACGCGCTGACGAAAGCGCTGCAGCCGCTCGACCTGAAACTGGCGCAGCTCGATATGCTGATGAACCTCTACCGCCATCCCGGCATGTCGCAGCACGATCTCGCCCGCAAGCTCCTGGTTGGCCGCTCCAACATCACCATGCTCCTGCCTCAGCTCGAACACCGCGGCGTGGTTCGCCGCGAAAGCGACGCCAAGGACAAGCGCATCATGCGCCTCTCGCTGACCGCGGAGGGTGAGGCGCTGCTGATGCGGGCGCTGAAAATCTACTCGGCGCTCATCGAGCGAGTGATGGCGCAGTCGAGCCCAAGGGAATGCGACCTGATGGGCGACCAGATGCGGCGGATTGAGGATATGCTGAAGGAAGGCTGA